One window of Corynebacterium doosanense CAU 212 = DSM 45436 genomic DNA carries:
- a CDS encoding error-prone DNA polymerase, with protein sequence MILIRVRFNGGAPLGWSRLERILAGRPTATPVPVWGPERALPQRGTSRPFAELHAVSSYSFLDGASSPEALVDRAVELGLSAIALVDRDGLYGAVQFAEAAASVDIATVFGAELTLDGRVLTVLARGPEGYRRLSHTIADSRMAAGEKGRVSYPPLELVADQLGGTCVVLLGHEWLGEISRVVDCFGEDNVVLEYEATMTPENADHHEQLDAFNNLRGIVTARPAAATRHDARLATAKRALASRRSMEDAYGDLHPMGAPWLRSGDQIAAMVPGREELIDETLRLAAECAFTLDLVAPELPDFAVPEGHSEMSWLREKTLARARERYATRPAQVRERALAQIDYELDVIAQLNFPGYFLIVCELVDFCRESNILCQGRGSAANSAVCFSLGITNAEPITAGLLFERFLSPERDGPPDIDIDIESGRREEVIQYVYDTYGRDRAAQVANVITYRRKGAIRDATRALGYPPGSEDAWSKGLSEPPEIVSELAEQFRGQPRHLGIHSGGMVICDRPIADVVPVEWARKEKRSVIQWDKDDAASAGLVKFDLLGLGMLEALHHMIDLVAETEGREVNLWELDLADARVYDMLCRADAVGVFQVESRAQLSTLPRLKPRIFFDLVVEVALIRPGPIQGGSVHPYLRRRSGQEPVTYDHPVLEKSLGKTLGIPLFQEQLMQIAVDAAGFTGTEADILRRAMGSKRSTAKMEALRRRFHDGLRETNGIEGEVADRLWNKIVAFAAYGFPESHSQSFASLVYFSAWFKCHYPAQFCVGLLRAQPMGFYSPQSLIQDARRHGIEILPACVNNSGAEARVVDGRIRVGLNLVAGLGQEAAERVQKHAPYSGVPDLSRRADLSVAQVEGLAKAGALDCFGLTRRQAQWQAGVAATEKEDMLPGMSAISAPALPGMNAFELMVADIAATGVTHDKQPLVMVREQLRAEGVVTAEELRRVEDGTRVRVAGVVTHRQRPQTASGITFFGMEDETGLINAMVSVGLWESQHVIARTAKVLIVRGKVQNASGAVTVVADRLEELALGQWLSRGSRDFH encoded by the coding sequence ATTATTCTGATCCGTGTGAGATTCAACGGGGGAGCGCCACTGGGCTGGTCGCGGCTGGAGCGCATTCTCGCCGGCCGCCCGACAGCCACGCCCGTGCCGGTCTGGGGCCCGGAACGCGCGCTGCCGCAGCGGGGAACATCGAGACCATTCGCCGAGCTGCACGCCGTGAGCTCCTACAGCTTCCTCGACGGGGCCAGCTCCCCGGAGGCGCTGGTGGACCGGGCAGTGGAACTGGGTTTATCCGCCATCGCCCTGGTCGACCGCGACGGGCTCTACGGGGCGGTGCAGTTCGCCGAGGCCGCGGCCAGCGTCGACATCGCCACCGTGTTCGGGGCGGAGCTCACCCTGGACGGACGTGTGCTCACCGTTCTCGCGCGGGGGCCGGAGGGCTACCGGCGCCTCTCGCACACCATCGCGGATTCCCGGATGGCCGCGGGGGAGAAGGGCAGGGTGTCCTACCCGCCCCTCGAACTTGTGGCCGACCAGCTCGGGGGAACGTGCGTGGTCCTGCTCGGGCACGAGTGGCTGGGGGAGATCTCCCGCGTGGTGGACTGTTTCGGCGAGGACAACGTCGTGCTCGAGTACGAGGCGACGATGACCCCGGAGAACGCCGACCACCACGAGCAGCTCGACGCCTTCAACAACCTGCGCGGGATCGTCACCGCCCGGCCCGCAGCCGCCACCCGGCACGACGCGCGCCTGGCCACCGCGAAACGGGCGCTGGCCAGCCGGCGCAGCATGGAGGACGCCTACGGCGACCTGCACCCCATGGGCGCGCCGTGGCTGCGCTCCGGGGACCAGATCGCCGCGATGGTCCCGGGCAGGGAGGAGCTTATCGACGAAACCCTGCGCCTCGCCGCCGAGTGCGCCTTCACCCTCGACCTCGTGGCCCCGGAGCTGCCGGACTTCGCCGTCCCCGAGGGGCACTCGGAGATGTCCTGGCTGAGGGAGAAGACACTGGCCAGGGCGCGGGAGCGCTACGCCACCCGCCCGGCGCAGGTCCGCGAACGGGCGCTGGCGCAGATCGACTATGAGCTCGACGTCATCGCGCAGCTGAACTTCCCCGGCTATTTCCTCATCGTCTGCGAGCTGGTGGATTTCTGCCGCGAGAGCAACATCCTGTGCCAGGGGCGCGGCTCGGCGGCGAACTCCGCGGTGTGTTTCTCCCTGGGCATCACCAACGCCGAGCCGATCACCGCCGGGCTACTGTTCGAACGTTTCCTCTCACCCGAGCGGGACGGCCCGCCGGACATCGACATCGACATCGAATCGGGGCGTCGCGAAGAAGTCATCCAGTACGTCTACGACACCTACGGCCGCGACCGCGCCGCCCAGGTAGCCAACGTGATCACCTATCGGCGCAAGGGGGCGATCCGCGACGCCACCCGCGCCCTGGGTTATCCGCCGGGATCCGAGGACGCCTGGTCGAAGGGGCTGTCCGAGCCGCCGGAGATCGTCTCCGAGCTCGCCGAGCAGTTCCGGGGGCAGCCGCGTCACCTGGGTATCCACTCCGGCGGCATGGTCATCTGCGACCGGCCCATCGCCGACGTGGTGCCCGTGGAGTGGGCGCGCAAGGAGAAACGTTCCGTCATCCAGTGGGATAAGGACGACGCGGCGTCTGCCGGCCTGGTGAAGTTCGACCTGCTGGGCCTGGGCATGCTCGAGGCGCTGCACCACATGATCGACCTCGTGGCCGAGACCGAGGGTCGGGAGGTCAACCTGTGGGAGCTCGATCTCGCGGACGCCCGGGTGTACGACATGCTGTGCCGCGCCGACGCCGTCGGGGTGTTCCAGGTGGAGTCCCGTGCGCAGCTGTCCACCCTGCCCCGGCTGAAACCCCGGATCTTCTTCGACCTGGTGGTGGAGGTGGCGCTCATCCGGCCCGGGCCCATCCAGGGCGGATCCGTGCACCCCTACCTGCGTCGACGCAGCGGCCAGGAGCCGGTGACCTACGACCACCCGGTGCTGGAGAAGTCCCTGGGCAAGACGCTGGGTATTCCGCTCTTCCAGGAGCAGCTCATGCAGATCGCCGTCGACGCCGCCGGCTTCACCGGCACGGAGGCCGACATCCTGCGCCGCGCGATGGGTTCGAAACGCTCGACCGCAAAGATGGAAGCTTTGCGACGCCGCTTCCACGACGGCCTGCGCGAAACCAACGGCATCGAGGGCGAGGTGGCCGACCGGCTGTGGAACAAGATCGTCGCCTTCGCCGCCTACGGTTTCCCGGAGTCGCACTCCCAGTCCTTCGCCTCGTTGGTGTACTTCTCTGCGTGGTTCAAGTGCCACTACCCGGCGCAGTTCTGCGTTGGACTGCTGCGCGCGCAACCGATGGGGTTCTACTCGCCGCAGTCGCTCATCCAGGATGCCCGCCGCCACGGGATCGAGATCCTGCCGGCGTGTGTGAACAATTCGGGTGCCGAGGCCCGGGTGGTCGACGGGCGGATCCGTGTCGGCCTCAACCTCGTGGCGGGTCTGGGGCAGGAGGCTGCGGAACGCGTCCAGAAACACGCGCCGTATTCGGGGGTCCCGGACCTCTCCCGCCGGGCAGACCTCTCCGTCGCCCAGGTGGAGGGGCTGGCCAAGGCGGGGGCGCTGGACTGCTTCGGGCTGACGAGACGGCAGGCGCAGTGGCAGGCCGGGGTCGCGGCCACGGAGAAGGAGGACATGCTGCCGGGCATGTCCGCCATCAGCGCGCCGGCACTGCCGGGGATGAACGCCTTCGAGCTCATGGTCGCCGACATTGCCGCCACCGGGGTCACCCACGACAAGCAGCCCCTGGTCATGGTCCGCGAGCAGCTGCGCGCCGAGGGGGTGGTCACCGCGGAGGAGCTGCGGCGGGTCGAGGACGGGACCCGGGTGCGGGTCGCCGGAGTGGTGACCCACCGGCAGCGCCCGCAGACCGCGTCGGGCATCACGTTCTTCGGCATGGAGGACGAGACCGGGCTGATCAACGCCATGGTCTCGGTGGGGTTGTGGGAATCCCAGCACGTCATCGCCCGTACAGCGAAGGTGCTCATCGTGCGCGGCAAGGTGCAGAACGCCTCGGGGGCGGTCACCGTGGTGGCCGACCGGCTGGAGGAACTGGCGTTGGGGCAGTGGCTGTCCAGGGGTTCTCGGGACTTTCACTGA
- a CDS encoding PH domain-containing protein has translation MHPVSPKLTQARYLVVLPWLVIPALALAVVAVLWWTWAWIGVAVLAALTLWLLWLIPAQVRLLGWEEAEDELLITKGRLWRTLTVVPYGRIQFVDVSSGPIARRLGMKTIELHTASTSSDSSIPGLPAETADALRERLADKARERMSGL, from the coding sequence ATGCACCCGGTCTCCCCGAAGCTCACCCAGGCCCGCTATCTCGTCGTTCTGCCGTGGCTGGTCATTCCGGCGCTCGCGCTGGCTGTGGTCGCCGTGCTCTGGTGGACTTGGGCCTGGATCGGGGTGGCCGTGCTCGCGGCGCTCACACTGTGGCTGCTGTGGCTCATTCCGGCGCAGGTCAGGCTCCTGGGGTGGGAGGAGGCCGAGGATGAGCTGCTCATCACCAAGGGCCGGCTCTGGCGCACGTTAACCGTCGTGCCCTACGGCCGCATCCAGTTCGTCGACGTCTCCTCCGGGCCGATCGCCAGGCGCCTGGGCATGAAGACGATTGAGCTGCACACGGCGTCCACGTCATCGGATTCGTCGATACCCGGCCTGCCCGCCGAGACCGCCGACGCGCTGCGCGAACGCCTGGCGGACAAGGCACGCGAACGGATGAGCGGCCTGTGA